One Takifugu rubripes chromosome 2, fTakRub1.2, whole genome shotgun sequence genomic region harbors:
- the LOC105418062 gene encoding claudin-20, with amino-acid sequence MTSTGMQIFGFVLALLGIMGAMVATVLPNWKVSADVGSNIITAISQMQGLWMDCTWYSTGMFSCTLKYSVLSLPAYLQTARTTMVLCCVLAAMGLCLASLGLKCTRWGGGRRSKQHAAIASGSCFVAAGFLCLVPASWFTNEVITNFLDSSVPESNKFEPGGAVYVAFVSAGFLLMGGCIFCMSCSGKRHGPQDLVLLPPPDKLLLQQQQQQLLQQQQELQHQYCSLSPLDNKTGYSLQDYV; translated from the coding sequence ATGACATCCACAGGCATGCAGATATTTGGATTTGTCCTGGCGCTGCTGGGCATCATGGGTGCCATGGTGGCCACGGTACTCCCTAACTGGAAGGTCAGCGCAGACGTGGGCTCCAACATCATCACGGCCATTTCCCAGATGCAGGGACTGTGGATGGACTGCACATGGTACAGCACGGGCATGTTCAGCTGTACGCTAAAGTATTCCGTTCTTTCGCTCCCCGCCTACCTGCAGACTGCTCGCACCACGATGGTTCTCTGTTGCGTACTGGCCGCCATGGGTCTCTGCCTCGCATCCTTGGGACTAAAATGCACAAGATGGGGGGGTGGGCGGCGCTCGAAACAGCATGCCGCAATTGCCAGCGGCAGCTGCTTCGTCGCTGCGGGCTTTCTGTGTCTGGTGCCTGCTTCCTGGTTTACCAacgaggtcatcaccaacttccTGGACTCCAGTGTGCCCGAGAGCAATAAGTTTGAGCCCGGGGGAGCCGTGTACGtggcttttgtgtctgcaggattCCTCCTGATGGGGGGCTGCATCTTTTGCATGTCCTGCTCAGGGAAGAGGCATGGCCCCCAGGACCTGGTCCTACTCCCTCCCCCTGACaaactgctgctccagcagcagcagcaacagctgctccagcagcagcaggagctccagcaccagtactgctctctctcccccttagACAATAAGACTGGCTACAGCCTGCAGGACTACGTGTAA